The Oecophyllibacter saccharovorans sequence GCTGCAGCGCCAGGTTATCCCCGACAGGCGGGGAGGCGGGCGAGATGGGTCAGAAGGCGTTCCGGCGGGCTGAGATCAAAGCGCTTGGGCTCTGAGCCTTGACCTGTGCCGCCAGCGGAAACGGCCCTGTGCGTTTAAGTGTCCGGGACTTCCCGGCTGATGATCCAACAGTCTCTAGGTCTTGTCTTTCCTTCAGCTCATCCGGTCGGGCTGGGAAAGCCGATCGGCACAGATATGAAAACCTGCTGAGGGCGCGGGGACTACATCCCCGAATGCGAGACCAACCATTATTTTGCCTTATATATCGGTTGCGGAAACATAATTTCCACCATATTCGTCATAAATTACGCTGCTGCCCCAACTCTCCTACTCATCCCGCCCCTCAACAGAGGTGCAGGCAGGGGCTTTGGAGCCCGCAATCACTGTTTCAGTTTCAGGATTCGTTCCAGCGTGACTCCCCCTTCATCCAACTCAGCAAAGCCGGTCTATCTGGATGCCAACGCCACCGAGCCCCTGCGTCCCTCAGCGCGTGCAGCGCTCCTGAAGGGGCTGGAGGTGGAGGGAAATCCGGCTTCCGTGCATGCGCCGGGCCGTCAGGCGCGTGCCCTGCTGGAGGAGGCGCGCACGCGCCTGGCACAGGCTTTCGGGCGCGAGGCGGACAGCGTGGTTTTCACCTCCGGCGGAACTGAAGCGGATAGCCTGGCTGTTCATGCGCTGGGTGCCGTTCACGGGCGGCGGGTGATCCTGGGTGCGACCGAACACGCCGCCCTTCACGGGGCTGCGCGCGCCGAGAAAGTGCCGACAGAAATCCTGCCTGTTGATAGGGCGGGGCGGCCTGACTCCGCCCGGTTGCGCGAGATGCTGGGCGGAGGTCCGCCAGCTTTGGTCTGCGTCATGGCAGCCAACAATGAGACAGGCGTGGTGTCGCCCCTGGCTGAAATCGCTGCCATCAGCAGAGAGACAGGCGCGCAGCTGCATGTGGACGCGGTACAGGCAGCTGGTCGCCTGCCCTGGGGCAGCAGAGACTGGAATGCGGAAGTTCTCCGCGAGGCCTCATTGGCGGTTTCAGGGCACAAGATGGGGGGGGTCATGGGAGCCGGCGCCCTGATCCTGCCCCGTGACCGCCCGTTGATGCCTCTTTTGCCCGGCGGCGGTCAGGAGAGGGGGCGGCGCGGCGGCACGCCTGCCCTGCCTGCCCTGTTGGCCATGGTGGCTGCTCTGGAAGAAAGCCGTGCTCAGGACTGGCAGGCGATTGCCGGGATGCGTGATGAACTGCAGGCCCGGGCTGTGGCTGCGGGCGCGCTCGTGGCCGGCGTGTCTGCTGAGGAAGGGGTTGGGGAAGCCGCGACAGAACGCCTGCCCAATACCCTGTCTCTCATTCTGCCAGGCGTTTCCGGGCAGACGCAGCTGATGCTGCTGGACCTGGCCGGATTTGCCGTTTCCGCCGGATCCGCCTGTTCATCCGGCAAGGTGACCTCCTCGCCTGTGCTGGAAGCCATGGGTTATGGCGCGCAGGCTGGCCAGGCCATCCGCGTTTCGCTGCCCTGGAATGTGCAGCCCGGGGAGGTGCAGGCCTTCGGGCAGGCCTATGTGGAAATGGCCCAGCGTCTGCGCGCCCGCCAGCCGGCGTCCTCTGCAGGCCCCGGTAGAGACACAGGCGCATGATCTATCTTGATTATCTGGCCACCACCCCGTGCGATCCGCGTGTGGTGGAGGCGATGCTGCCGTGGTTCACGCGGGATTTCGGCAATGCGGGGAGTTTGCATGCACCGGGCCGCAAGGCTGCTGAAGCCGTTGCGCGCGCGCGCGCGCAGGTTGCAGGCCTGCTTGGTGTGACGGCGGAAGAGATCATCTTCACGTCGGGCGCGACGGAGGCCAACAATCTCGCCATCAAGGGTGTTGCCCGCTACCGCCGCCCGGGCGCGCCGGGCCCGGAGACGCCCCGACGCCGGATCGTGACGCTGGCGACAGAACATAAATGCGTTCTGCAGACCGTGACTGACCTGGAGAAAGAAGGGTTTGAGCCCTGCGTGCTCGGTGTCGGTGCAGATGGACGGGTGGATGAAGAGGCTTTCCGGCAGGCTCTCGAAGTGCCGACGCTTCTGGTCAGCGTCATGGCGGCCAATAATGAGACAGGGGTGATCCAGAACCTGGACGTGCTGGCTGCCATGACACGCGAGGCGGGGGCCACGGTGCACAGCGACCTGGCGCAGGCTGCCGGCAAGATGCCGCTTTCCCTGGCTGGTCTCGATCTGGCGTCTGTATCGGGCCACAAGCTTTATGGCCCCAAGGGCATCGGTGTCCTTTACGTGCGCCGCCGCCCGCGTGTCCGCCTGCAGCCGCTTTTTTCAGGCGGTGGCCAGGAGAGGCTTCTGCGCTCAGGCACGCTGCCGGTGCCGCTGGTGGTCGGGATGGGGCGCGCTGCCGAGCTGATGCGCGAGGAAGGGGCGGCAGAAGCCGTGCGCCTGGCCCGGCTGCGGGAGCGGCTGCTCCAGGGTCTGCGGGAGCATTGGCCGCATCTGCGGGTGAATGGCACGGGGACTGAAAATTTCTCTCTCCTCCCTCAACTGCCCGGGGCGCTGAATGTCTGTCTGGGCGAGAGCGGACCGCCAGCCCGCGCTCTGCTGGAAGCCGTGCCTGAAGTGGCTGCTTCGCTCGGTTCGGCCTGTACGGCCGGGTCAGGTGCGTCTTCCTACGTCCTGCGCGCCATGGGGCTTTCCGAAGCCCGGGCGCAGAGAAGCTTGCGCCTGTCGGTCGGACGCTTTACGTCGGAGGACGAAATCGACCGTGCCGTCGCCATGCTGGGGGCGGCTTTCAGTCGCATCTCCAGGAGCTGAGGGGCGATCGGGCAGAACCGGCGTTTTTTCAGACCGAGAGACGGGCGACGCAGCTGGAGAAGTTTATGGCTCGCATGACGTTCATAGACCGTGACGGTACCCGTCGCGAGGTGGAGGCGAAAAACGGCCTTTCCGTTCTGGAGATCGCCCATGAAAATGACATCGACCTGGAAGGCGCCTGTGAAGGCTCGCTGGCCTGCGCCACCTGTCATGTGATCGTGGAGCCGGAATGGGCTCCCAAGCTGGCCCAGCCCACCGAGGATGAGGAAGACATGCTCGATCTGGCCTACGGGCTGGAGAAGACCTCCCGCCTGGGCTGCCAGATCGTGATGAATGACGAGCTGGATGGTCTGGTGGTGCGCGTTCCCAAATAAATTCTCCGCCTGCCGGGAAGCGGAATTTTCTCGACAGGGAAGCGGCAGATAAGCTCTACACAGGCTTATGCGTATTCTTGCAGCCATGTCAGGGGGGGTGGACAGCTCCGTGGTTGCCGCCCTGCTCAAGCGGGAAGGGCACGAGGTGATCGGGGCCACCCTCCAGCTTTATGATCATTCCGGCCCGGCCAAGGCCGGCGCCTGCTGTGCCGGCCGCGACATCCGTGACGCCCGCGCGGTTGCGGACCGGATCGGCTTTCCGCATTACGTGATTGATGCGGAAGGGCGCTTTCGCGAAAGTGTCATTGAAAGCTTTGCCGATGCCTATGCGCGCGGGGAAACGCCGGTGCCGTGTGTTGCCTGCAATCAGGGGGTGAAGTTCACCGATCTGCTCAACCTGGCCCGTGACCTGGGCTGTGAGGCCATGGCGACAGGCCATTACGTCCGGCGGGTGGAAAAAAACGGGCATGCGGAGATGCACCGGCCGGTCGACAGTGCGCGCGACCAGTCCTGGTTCCTGTTCGCCACTACCCAGGCCCAGCTCGACTATCTGCGCTTTCCCCTGGGCGAGATGCCCGACAAGGCCCATGTCCGCGCGCTGGCTGAAGAGCTGGGACTCGACGTTGCCGCAAAGCCTGACAGCCAGGATATCTGCTTTGTCACCAATGGCTCTTATGCCTCCCTGGTTGAAGAGCTGCGTCCTGAAATCCGTGGTCCCGGCGAGATCGTTGATGAAGCCGGGCATGTGCTGGGCCGCCATGAAGGTATTGCCCGCTATACGGTGGGGCAGAGCAAGAGACTGGGAGATCTGCATACGCGCCTGGGGGCCCGTCAGATCGTGACGCGCATTGACGGCCCCACCCGTCGTGTCGTGGTGGGGCCGCGCGCCCAGCTGGCGCAGTCGGACCGCAGGCGCGTGATCCTGCGTGACATGAACTGGCTGTGCGCGCCTGAGACCGAAGCAGGCGGACAGGAGGAGGGCGGTATCCGCTGCGGCGTGCAGCTGCGCGCGCGTGAGGGCGAACGTGCCGCCCTTGTCCGCCCCCTTGGGGCAGGGCGGGCGGAAGTCATGCTGGATGAGCCGGCCCTGGCCGCGCCGGGTCAGGCCTGCGTGCTGTACCGGGGCAGCCGCGTGCTGGGCGGCGGTTTTATCCTGCCGGAATGAGAGGATTCAGGGACCGGCAGTCTGCGTGAGAGCGGCTTTTGCGGCTGAAGGGGCCGGGCGCTTGCGGGGGCGGACGATCTTTTCCCCCGCTTTCAGCGCGCGGCAGCCTTCGGGCACCACTGTGCGCAGGAAAGCGGCCAGCTCGCGGAAGGCGGGGCCACGCGGATCACACTGGCGCCAGACCAGGGAAATGACGCGGCGCGCTTCCTTTTCCACCAGCGGCTGAACATGGACAAGCGTTTCAAGCTCCGTGCGGTTGCGCAGGGCCAGCTGGGGGACGAGGGAGAAACCTTCCTCCGCTGCGATCATGTGCCAGAGCATTTCAAGGCTGGTGGCCAGCCGCTCGTCATGGCTGCGCTGGGTCGCGCAGAGCGACAGCGCCTGGTCGCGCAGGCAGTGGCCGTCTTCAAGCAGCAGCAGGTCTTCGCGCGCCAGCTCGTTGAGCCGCAGGCGCGTGCGCCGGGCCAGCGGATGGGTGCTGGGAAAGACAGCCAGAAACGGCTCTTCAAAGATCGGTTCCTCCACCAGCGTGTCAGGCAGGGGCAGGGAGGCCATGAGCGCGAGGTCAAGCGTTCCCTCACGCAGGGATTTGCACAGCACCGGCGTGGTCATCTCGCTCAGCCGCAGCCCGAGATGCGGATAGACCTTGCGGAGCTGCGGTAGCAGCTCGGGCAGGTAATAGGGGCCGAGCGTGGGAATGACGCCGATCCGCAGCAACCCGTCCAGCGGGCCTGTATGGGCGCGCGCCACTTCCAGCAGGTTGCGGGCGCTGGCCAGAACCTCACGGCACAGACCAAGCAGCTTTTCCCCGTCTGCCGTCAGGGCCACATGGCGGCGGGAGCGCTCGAAGAGACTGACCCCCAGAAGCTGCTCGAGCTTGCGCACCTGCTCGGACAGGCCGGCCTGGCTGACCCCGCAGCGTTCAGCGGCGCGCGAGAAGTTGCGCAGGTCATCGACGGCCACCACATATTCGATATCCCGCAGGGACAGGCCGGAAAGGGGAACGTAACTGCTCATGATCCAATAGATAGTTTGTCTGCCGCACCGCGCAAACCCGTCCGTGGGGCATCTTTTCTTCCGGAGGGGGTTGAGCAGCCGGATAGGGATCTGCACGAAGACCTGCTTGCTGCAGATGGCTTCTGCGGGAATGGTTGACACACCGACCGGCCGGCTGTTCCCTTGAGTGGAACCGTGGAGATGCGGATCGGAAGTTTCCCGCCTTCCGCATGGCTCGACGAACTTTCGTTAGTGAGGGACGCGCCTGAGGGAACGTTTCTCAGATTGAGTGATTGTTGAATACCAGCAAGGAGAATTGCCATGCCGATGATCGGCTCTGAAATCAAACCCTTCAACGTCCAGGCTTTCCAGATCGACAAGTTCCTGGAAGTGAGCGACAATGACCTGCGCGGCAAATGGTCCGTCCTGTTCTTCTACCCGGCCGACTTCACCTTTGTCTGCCCGACCGAGCTCGAGGACCTGGCCGACCATTACAAGGACTTCCAGAAGCTGGGCGTGCAGCTTTTCTCGGTTTCCACCGACAAGAAGTTCTCCCACAAGGCCTGGCACGATACTTCCGAAGCCATCAAGAAGATCCAGTTCGTCATGATCGCTGACCCCTCTGGCACGCTCTGCCGCGATTTCGGCGTGCTGATCGAAAATGAGGACTGGATGGCAGAACGCGCCACCTTCGTCATCGATCCGGAAGGCCGCATCCAGTACATCGAGACGACTTCCGGCGGCGTGGGCCGCAGCGCAACGCAGCTGCTGAGCAAGATCGAGGCTGCGCAGTACGTGGCCAGCCATCCGGGCCAGGTCTGCCCGGCCGCGTGGAAAGAGGGCGAAAAGACCCTGACGCCGTCTCTGGACCTCGTCGGCAAGATCTGAGGTCAGGCCCGGTTCAGCACCGGCGCTGGCATGACCGGCCAGGAATTTCTGCCGGAATGCCAAAATGAAAAAGGGGCGGTCCGACCGGGATCGCCCCTTTTTGTTTCCAGTTTCAACGCTTTAACTTCAGAATTCCAGAGGTGATTTTAATGTCGAAACCCCTTCTTGACGACCAGCTCAAAGAGCAGCTGCGCGGTTATCTGAAGCTCCTCAAGGATGATGTCCTGCTCGAGTCGACGCTCGATTCGAGTGAAGCCTCCCAGGAGATCAACACCCTTCTGACCGGAATTGCCGATCTGTCTGACAAGGTCAGCTATAGCGATAAGGGCACTGCCGAGCTGAAGCCTTCCTTTCAGATCCGCCGCGTTAATTCCGACGTGCAGGTCGGCTTTGCCGGCCTTCCGCTGGGCCATGAATTCCCTTCGCTTGTCCTGGCGCTGCTGCAGGTCGGCGGTCACCCGCCCAAGATTCCCGAGCCCCAGCTCGAGCAGATCAGGAATCTGAAAGGCGATCACGCGTTTCAGATCATCTTCTCGATGACCTGCAACAACTGCCCGGACGTGGTGCAGGCCTTCAATGCGATCAGCGTCATCAATCCTGATATTCAGGTCATGTCGATTGACGGGGCGCAGTTCCCAGAGCTCGTGAAAAAATACGACGTCCGTTCGGTGCCGCAGGTTTTCCAGAACGGCAAGCTTTTCTCGGTGGGGCGCATTGACCTGTCAGATATCCTGGCCAAGCTCGACAAGGCAGGCAGCGCCAAGGTCGCCCAGGCCCGTGTGGCGGAGCTCAATGCTGAAAAGCCCTACGACACCCTGATCGTGGGCCAGGGCCCGGCAGGCTGTGCGGCTGCCATCTACACGGCGCGCAAGGGCCTGCGCACCGGTCTGATCGGTGAGCGTTTCGGCGGCCAGATCATGGACACGGCCGAGATCGACAACTTCATCTCCGTGCCCAAGACGGAAGGCGCGATCCTGGGGCGCCACCTGGAAGAGCATGTCAAGGATTACCCGGTCGACATCATCAATGACCAACGCGTCGACAAGCTGGTGCCCGCGGTTGAGAAGGGCGGCCTGCATGAAGTGCATCTCGCCAATGGCGCGCACCTCAAGGCCCGCACTGTCATCGCGGCCACCGGGGCGCGCTGGCGCCAGCTGGGCATTGAGGGCGAGGATGAATACCGCACCCGTGGCGTTGCCTACTGCCCGCATTGCGACGGCCCCTTCTTCAAGGGTCAGCCGGTTGCGGTGGCCGGTGGCGGCAACAGCGGCGTGGAAGCGGCGATCGATCTCGCCAATCTGGCCTCGCATGTCACCCTGCTGCAGTATGATGACAAGCTGACCGCCGATGAGGTGCTGCAGAAGAAGCTTGCCACGCTGCCGAACGTGACCATCGTGCTGAATGCGGCCACCCAGAAGATCGTGGGCGACGGCAAGAAAATGACCGGCCTGACCTGGAAGGACCGCAAGGACGGCAGCGAGCACACGCTGGATGTGAATGCGATTTTCGTCCAGATCGGCCTGTTGCCCAACAGCGCCTGGCTTGAAGGCACGGTGGATCTTTCCCCGGCGCGGGAAATCGTGACGAATGACCGCAACGAAACCTCGGTCCCGGGCGTGTTCGGTGCCGGCGATGTCACGACCGAGCCCTACAAGCAGATCATTATCGCCATGGGCAGCGGCGCAATCGCAGCCCTGGCCGCCTTCGACTACCTGATCCGAGTTCCCAACGCGGAGTGACCACCCCCGGGGCGGGATGACCAAGCGCGTCCTCCCGCCCTAACGCGAGATTTCAGCGGCTGCGGAGACATGCCGGCTGAAAGAAGCGGATTCAATTTACAGGAAGCGGGAAACATGGTGCCGACACTCGGAATTGAACCGAGGACCTACTGATTACGAATCAGTTGCTCTACCCCTGAGCTATGTCGGCCAATGTGGTAGGGGGCAGCATATACCCAAACTCCTCCCGCCATGCAACTCCCGCGGCGGTCTGGATAAAGGAACCGCGCAGAACCGGCAGAATATGAAACCATGTTCATTTTCTCCCGCTTCCTGTAAATTGAACCCGTGAAAATCTGCTTTGTAACCCCTGCCGGTCTCCGGCAATCGCTGTTTTGCGCGTCTTTTATGCCTGGTCGGTGTTCCGTCCGGGCTCTTGGGACATATCTGTCATGGCGCGCGGAAAGATCAAGGGCTTCTTGGCCTGCGCGTTCAGCTTTGAATGAGCTGTCGTGTTAAGAAAGCATCATTTTCATACCGGCCTGTGGAGCCTGCGTTCCTGTCGTGCCCGGAGCGGCACCCCGGATGGGAATGAAGGACATGGCGCGGAGCCCCTGCGGGTGGTGACAGGGGTGATGGAATGCCCGACCTGCGGGCTGTTTCAGCGCATTCCCACTCTGGCAGGGGGGCAGGTGGCGGAATGCTGCCGTTGCGGGGCTCAGCTTGAGCGCCGCCGCGGCACGACGCTGATCTCCACTCCCCTGGCCTTCTGCATAGCGTCCCTGGCTTTCTATCTCGCTCTGCTGGTCAGCGCGTTGATGACGCTTAACGTGCATGGGCGCCAGAACACCATCTCCATCCATAGCGGGCCCATCGAACTCGTTCATCAGGGCTTGGGCATCGTGGCCACGGTGGTCGCGAGCTGCACGATTCTTCTCCCCGGCCTCGTGCTGGGGATGATGCTGCTCATTCTCTATGCGGGCTCGCGGCCGGAATTGCCGCGCTGGATCTGCCCCGTGCTGGCCTGGTACGAACGCCTGCGGCCCTGGTCGATGATCGAGGTCTACGTGATCGGGTTGCTGGTGGCGTATTCCAAGCTGGTCGATCTCGCCATTGTGAATCTGCATGCCGGCACTTTTCTCGTCGGCGCGCTGATGTTCACGATGGCGGCACTGGATTCCACTTTTGACGCTGAGATGATCTGGGCGCATGGCAGCATCCGCTCGCTTCCCGGCCTCACCAGCTATGATGCAACACGCCGTCCGCTGCCGCCCTCTCAGAACATGCTGGCCTGTTCCACCTGTCAGCTGGTTCTGCTGTCAGAGGCCCCGGTGCCTGATCAGGCCGATATGGGCGACTGCCCGCGCTGCGGGCAGATTCTGCGCCGTCGCAAGCTCGACAGCGTCCAGGCGACCCTCAGCTTTCTCATCTCTGCTTTCCTGTTCTACATCCCGGCCAATCTCCTGCCTGTGATGACTGTGGTGTGGATGGGCAAGGGGGCGCCCAGCACGATCATGGGCGGCGTGTTCGAGTTGTGGCGATCGGGACTGTATTTTCTGGCGGTGCTGGTGCTGTTTGCCAGTATCACCCTGCCTTGTCTTAAAATTGTGTCACTTTCGGCGATGCTGTATTGTGAATGGCGCAGGAAGGCCTGGCATCTGGTGGGGATGTCGAAGCTTTACCGCGTCGTGGTGCTGATCGGTCGCTGGTCGATGATCGACGTGTTCATGGTGTCCATCCTCGTCGGCGTGGTGCGGTTCGCCTTTCTGTCGCATGTCAATGCCGATACGGGGGTCGTGTTCTTCATGCTCGTCGTCATCCTGACGATCTTTGCTGCGGATGTTTATGACCCGCGCGGTCTGTGGGATGCGGTGGGGCTGAATGCGTTTCAGCCCGTTCATCCCGTGGCCGGTGATCCGGGTGAAGGCGGCCTGCAAAAAGAAGGGCATGTGGCAATCTGTCGACCGGAGAGACGCTGGTCGATTTTACCGAAACCTCGCGCCCGCCAGGGGCAGGTCTACAAGTCTCAACCCCATAAGCCGGGACAGGCGGGCACATTCCGCCTGCCTGCAGGGGACAGGAAGGGATGCGCGTGAGCGACGAGAACGAACAGAACCGGCCGGCACAGGGGCAGGCCGGTTCCTCCGGTGACAGGGCCAGTGGGGGAAGAGGGATGAATGAGCACGCACAGCCTGGCCCTGGCAAAGCGCCTGAAGCGGTGATCCGTCCCACGCGCTTTTCCATCCTGTGGGTTATTCCGGTTCTCGCCATCCTGATCTCCGGCTGGCTTGCCTGGCAGCATTTTGCCAATACGGGGCCGCGCATCGTCATCGCTTTCGATACCGCTGACGGCATCGTGCCCGGCCAGACCGAGGTCAAGCTCAAAGCGGTTGATCTGGGGGTGGTCAAGGATGTCACGCTGAGCCCCAACATGTCGCATGTTCTCGTCACGGTGCAGATGAATGCCCGCAGTGCGCCTCTCATGACCACGCATGGGCGGTTCTGGGTGGTGCGGCCGCGCATCAACGGCGCCAGCATCACCGGGCTCGATACCCTGTTTACCGGGGCTTATATCGCCTTTGATCCCGGCCCGCCCGGCGGTGAGCGGACCGATCACTTCATCGGTCTGGAAAACCCGCCCGGAATCCGCTCCGACCAGCCTGGGGCGATCTACTGGCTGGTCAGCCCGGAGCTTGATTCGCTGGGTCCCGGCTCGCCGGTCTTTTACCGTGACCTGAATGTCGGTGAAGTGGTCGGCTACACCATGCCGCCGGGCGGAGTGGGGCCGATCCTGCTGCAGGTTTTCGTGCGCGCGCCTTACGACCATTACCTGCGTGCCGACAGCCGCTTCTGGAATGTCTCCGGCATTCAGGTCGGCTTCGGGCCGGGCGGATTGGCCGTGCGGCTGCAGTCACTGCAAGCACTGTTTTCAGGGGGCGTCGCCTTCGGCGAACCCACGCCGCTGTTCGGTGTCCCGTCCCCGCCGGCCAAGCCCAATACGGTTTTTCGTCTTTACGCTTCCCATACCGAGGCTGACAACACGGCTTACCGCCAGCGCCTGCGGGTGGCCACCTATGTTGATTCCTCGGTGGGCGGCCTGACCAAGGGCAGCCGCGTGACGATGTTCGGCCTGCAGGTAGGCGTGGTGACGGGTGTGCACATGGACCTTGGGCCTGACGGCCGCCAGCCGCCCCGCGTCCGGGTGGATATGGTGATCGAGCCGGGCCGGGTGCTGCAGGATGATACTGATTCTACTTCCAAGGATTACGCTCTTCTGGCGGATTTCGTCCATCACGGGCTGCATGCTTCCGTGCAGAATGTCAGCTTCCTGACCGGCGAATCCATGATTGCCCTGGCATTCACGCATAATGGCAAGCCCGGCCACATGACCTGGCAGGATGGTGTGGCCATCGTGCCGAGTGAACCGGGGGGCATGGATGGCGTTCTGCAGTCGGTGTCGTCCATTGCCAACAAGATTTCGGAGATGCCGCTCACCCAGATCGGCAATCATCTCAACGAGCTGCTTGAGCACAGTGACCAGCGTGTGAAGAGCCCGCAGGTCACCCAGGCGATTGCAGCCTTGCGCGGGTCTCTGGTGGCGCTCAACAGGTTGCTCGACAATGCGGATGACCATCTGCCCAAACTGATGAACGCTCTGGACAGTACCCTGGCCAGTGCGCGGGTTCTGCTGAACTCCTATGGCGGGGACAGTGATTTCCATCATGACCTGCAGGCGCTGGTTATCCAGCTGACCCAGCTGGCGCGGTCGATGCGCCTGACGGCAAATTACATCGACCATCATCCCTCAGCCCTGCTGGTAGGCCGTCATGATTGAGGGCGTGCCTGAGAGGGTGTGGCGTGTAGGGGCAGCGGCAGGTGAGGCATCAGGAAAGGAAAGAAGCGCCATGAGCGTGAAAGAGCTTGCCAGAACAGGCGGCATTGCGGGGAAGGGAAGCCGCTCGGGCCCGGGAAGAAGGGCAGGCCTGCTGGGTGCTCTGGCTCTGACTGCGGCCCTTGGCGGGTGCGGCAGTACGGAGCCGAGCTATTACGGGCTGGTCGTTGCGCCGGGGCAGCCGCAACCATCCCTGCTGGTCACCCTGCCGCAATACCGGGTGATCGAAGTGCGCATGCCCAGCCTGCCCATGCGCCTGGACCGCGACACGATTGTCATGGGCAGCAAGGATTTCAAGCTCAACCTGGCCCGGGGCACGAGCTGGAACGAGCCGCCTGCCAACCTGATCGGTGGCACGCTTGTTCAGGACCTGCAGCAACGTCTGCCAGGCAGTGTGGTCTATCTCCAGGACTCGGCCGTGACCACCCCGCCTCAATCTTATGTGGATCTGAGCATCAACCAGTTTGAATCCCTGCCCGACGGGCGGCCTGTCATCACAGGGATCCTCTCGATCCGCAAAGGGGGCATTCTGCCTCAGCCTGCCTGCAGCCAGCTGCTGAGATGGTCTTCTCCCCAGCCTGTCAGTACGGCGCAGGCGCTGGTGGCCGCACTCAGCCAGGGCATGGGTTATGTTGCCGACCAGGCGATTGTTGCCCTGCGCGGCCTGAACAGCTGCCCCAGCACGGGAAGCACCAAGCCGGTATCGGAGCTGCAGAAGGCGCTTACACAGGCCGTTCAGGTCACGACAGCCGCTTCAGAACCCGGCAACTGATTGCCGTTCATGGATGCGCCGGTAGCGAAGTCAGCGCCTCTTCCGCCTGATCCCTGCGGAAACTGCCCGGAGAGCGTGCCACCTGTTGCGGTGGAAGTAGGGTTTCTGCATGTGGGTCCCCAAGGGCAAGGCCGGCCTGAAAGGCGCTGCATTGCAACCGAAACCCCAGTGCAGATCGTCTTCAATGGCGTGCTGCCTTATGCGGTGATGATGGTCACACCGGCTGATCTGGAAGACTTCGCGCGTGGCTTCGTGCTGAG is a genomic window containing:
- a CDS encoding paraquat-inducible protein A, coding for MLRKHHFHTGLWSLRSCRARSGTPDGNEGHGAEPLRVVTGVMECPTCGLFQRIPTLAGGQVAECCRCGAQLERRRGTTLISTPLAFCIASLAFYLALLVSALMTLNVHGRQNTISIHSGPIELVHQGLGIVATVVASCTILLPGLVLGMMLLILYAGSRPELPRWICPVLAWYERLRPWSMIEVYVIGLLVAYSKLVDLAIVNLHAGTFLVGALMFTMAALDSTFDAEMIWAHGSIRSLPGLTSYDATRRPLPPSQNMLACSTCQLVLLSEAPVPDQADMGDCPRCGQILRRRKLDSVQATLSFLISAFLFYIPANLLPVMTVVWMGKGAPSTIMGGVFELWRSGLYFLAVLVLFASITLPCLKIVSLSAMLYCEWRRKAWHLVGMSKLYRVVVLIGRWSMIDVFMVSILVGVVRFAFLSHVNADTGVVFFMLVVILTIFAADVYDPRGLWDAVGLNAFQPVHPVAGDPGEGGLQKEGHVAICRPERRWSILPKPRARQGQVYKSQPHKPGQAGTFRLPAGDRKGCA
- a CDS encoding PqiB family protein, with protein sequence MNEHAQPGPGKAPEAVIRPTRFSILWVIPVLAILISGWLAWQHFANTGPRIVIAFDTADGIVPGQTEVKLKAVDLGVVKDVTLSPNMSHVLVTVQMNARSAPLMTTHGRFWVVRPRINGASITGLDTLFTGAYIAFDPGPPGGERTDHFIGLENPPGIRSDQPGAIYWLVSPELDSLGPGSPVFYRDLNVGEVVGYTMPPGGVGPILLQVFVRAPYDHYLRADSRFWNVSGIQVGFGPGGLAVRLQSLQALFSGGVAFGEPTPLFGVPSPPAKPNTVFRLYASHTEADNTAYRQRLRVATYVDSSVGGLTKGSRVTMFGLQVGVVTGVHMDLGPDGRQPPRVRVDMVIEPGRVLQDDTDSTSKDYALLADFVHHGLHASVQNVSFLTGESMIALAFTHNGKPGHMTWQDGVAIVPSEPGGMDGVLQSVSSIANKISEMPLTQIGNHLNELLEHSDQRVKSPQVTQAIAALRGSLVALNRLLDNADDHLPKLMNALDSTLASARVLLNSYGGDSDFHHDLQALVIQLTQLARSMRLTANYIDHHPSALLVGRHD
- a CDS encoding PqiC family protein, with the protein product MSVKELARTGGIAGKGSRSGPGRRAGLLGALALTAALGGCGSTEPSYYGLVVAPGQPQPSLLVTLPQYRVIEVRMPSLPMRLDRDTIVMGSKDFKLNLARGTSWNEPPANLIGGTLVQDLQQRLPGSVVYLQDSAVTTPPQSYVDLSINQFESLPDGRPVITGILSIRKGGILPQPACSQLLRWSSPQPVSTAQALVAALSQGMGYVADQAIVALRGLNSCPSTGSTKPVSELQKALTQAVQVTTAASEPGN